Proteins co-encoded in one Actinopolymorpha sp. NPDC004070 genomic window:
- a CDS encoding MarR family transcriptional regulator, with the protein MVAAWRRELPDLDVSPFEVLSRVTRLARHLDRARRLVFATHDLESWEFDVLTALRRAGTPYELSPGRLLTQTLVTSGTMTNRIDRLAAKDLVERRPDPADRRGVRVRLTAKGRDRVDTALADLLAHERELLAGLPAADRDQLADLLRRLLGPFDERS; encoded by the coding sequence CTGGTCGCCGCGTGGCGCCGCGAGCTGCCCGACCTCGACGTGTCGCCGTTCGAGGTGCTGTCCCGGGTCACCCGGCTGGCCCGCCACCTCGACCGGGCCCGGCGGCTGGTCTTCGCCACCCACGACCTGGAGTCGTGGGAGTTCGACGTGCTCACCGCCCTGCGCCGCGCCGGTACGCCCTACGAACTCTCCCCCGGCAGGCTGCTCACCCAGACCCTCGTCACCAGCGGCACCATGACCAACCGGATCGACCGGCTGGCCGCCAAGGACCTGGTCGAACGCCGACCGGACCCCGCCGACCGCCGCGGAGTGCGGGTCCGGCTCACCGCGAAGGGCCGCGACCGGGTGGACACCGCCCTTGCCGACCTGCTCGCCCACGAGCGCGAACTGCTGGCCGGGCTCCCCGCCGCCGACCGCGACCAGCTCGCCGACCTGCTGCGCCGGCTGCTCGGCCCGTTCGACGAACGCAGCTGA
- a CDS encoding trans-aconitate 2-methyltransferase, giving the protein MGTGDQRTTGGASGLQWDPRQYLKYADERGRPFADLVARVAAPSPAYVVDIGCGPGNLTATLADRWPDARIEGIDSSPEMIDRAQELARELAQGRPGELSGQLSFRVGDAHSWVPDRPVDVLVTNATLQWVPGHEALLPTWVDHLAPGGWLALQVPANFDSPTHRILFELAAEEPWATHLAGRVRQRAAAQGAEEYLSLLAATGCEVDAWETTYLHVLPGEDAVFEWIRGTGARPVLQALSDDVRPEFEKVYKERLAAAYPRRAYGTVLPFRRVFAVAHRAGS; this is encoded by the coding sequence ATGGGAACCGGCGACCAGCGGACCACCGGCGGCGCGAGCGGGCTGCAGTGGGACCCCCGGCAGTACCTGAAGTACGCCGACGAGCGCGGCCGGCCGTTCGCCGATCTCGTCGCCCGGGTGGCCGCTCCGTCCCCGGCGTACGTCGTCGACATCGGCTGCGGGCCCGGCAACCTCACCGCCACCCTGGCCGACCGCTGGCCGGATGCGCGGATCGAGGGCATCGACTCCTCACCGGAGATGATCGACCGAGCCCAGGAGCTGGCGCGGGAGTTGGCGCAGGGCCGGCCGGGGGAGCTCTCCGGACAGCTGTCGTTCCGGGTCGGCGACGCGCACTCGTGGGTGCCGGACCGGCCGGTCGACGTGCTGGTCACCAACGCGACCCTGCAGTGGGTGCCCGGCCACGAGGCGCTGCTGCCAACCTGGGTCGACCACCTCGCCCCCGGCGGGTGGCTGGCGCTGCAGGTGCCGGCGAACTTCGACAGCCCCACGCACCGCATCCTGTTCGAGCTCGCCGCCGAGGAGCCGTGGGCCACGCACCTTGCCGGGCGGGTACGGCAGCGGGCCGCCGCGCAGGGCGCCGAGGAGTACCTCTCCCTGCTGGCCGCCACCGGTTGCGAGGTGGACGCCTGGGAGACGACGTACCTGCACGTGCTGCCCGGCGAGGACGCCGTCTTCGAGTGGATCCGGGGCACCGGCGCGCGGCCGGTGCTGCAGGCGCTGTCCGACGACGTACGCCCGGAGTTCGAGAAGGTCTACAAGGAACGCCTCGCCGCCGCCTATCCGCGGCGCGCCTACGGCACCGTGCTGCCGTTCCGGCGGGTGTTCGCTGTCGCGCACCGGGCCGGGTCGTGA
- a CDS encoding GNAT family N-acetyltransferase yields the protein MTDRGTTKRDTGSSTGSPVDAGLVVREATRADLAAVLALVAADAIREVAEHVAGDGSLARGYVAAYEEITADPNALLLVGVLDGEVVATCQVNFLRHLMYHGGLVGQVESVRTAAGLRGQGIGTALMEWVLAECRRRGAIRLQLTSNAARTDAHRFYERLGFVASHVGMKRYLGADE from the coding sequence ATGACCGACCGCGGCACGACGAAACGAGACACCGGCTCCTCAACCGGATCGCCGGTTGACGCGGGGCTGGTCGTACGAGAGGCAACTCGCGCGGACCTGGCGGCGGTGCTCGCGCTGGTCGCGGCGGACGCGATTCGCGAGGTGGCCGAGCACGTCGCAGGCGACGGCAGTCTGGCTCGCGGTTATGTCGCGGCGTACGAGGAGATCACCGCCGACCCGAACGCGCTGCTGCTCGTCGGCGTCCTCGACGGCGAGGTCGTGGCCACCTGCCAGGTCAACTTCCTGCGCCACCTGATGTACCACGGCGGGCTGGTCGGTCAGGTGGAGTCGGTCCGGACCGCCGCCGGCCTGCGTGGACAGGGGATCGGCACCGCGTTGATGGAGTGGGTGCTGGCCGAGTGCCGGCGCCGCGGTGCGATCCGGCTGCAGCTCACCTCGAACGCCGCCCGGACGGACGCGCACCGTTTCTACGAACGGCTCGGCTTCGTCGCCAGCCATGTCGGGATGAAGCGCTACCTGGGAGCGGACGAATGA
- a CDS encoding VOC family protein, with protein sequence MRLHHVQVSCPPGGEDPARAFYGGVLGLSEVDKPPVLAARGGAWFRSADGQVEVHVGVEADFAPARKAHPAFCVDGDDEIDELAERATAAGFPAEWDDLFPGYRRFYTADGNGNRVEILTPLR encoded by the coding sequence ATGAGGCTTCACCACGTCCAGGTTTCCTGCCCGCCCGGCGGGGAGGACCCGGCGCGGGCGTTCTACGGCGGCGTGCTCGGCCTGTCCGAGGTCGACAAGCCGCCGGTGCTCGCCGCGCGGGGCGGCGCGTGGTTCAGGTCCGCCGACGGGCAGGTCGAGGTGCACGTCGGAGTGGAGGCCGACTTCGCCCCGGCGCGCAAGGCCCACCCGGCGTTCTGTGTCGACGGCGACGACGAGATCGACGAGCTCGCGGAGCGGGCCACGGCCGCCGGCTTCCCGGCGGAATGGGACGACCTCTTCCCCGGCTACCGGCGGTTCTACACCGCCGACGGCAACGGCAACCGGGTGGAGATCCTCACGCCGTTGCGGTGA
- a CDS encoding NAD(P)-dependent oxidoreductase, with the protein MPTEPTRTPPADSAPASADDYTDTLTDATADAATGGARRRVLVTGATGYIAGQLVPELRERYDVRLVDVRPGPDVEVVDLLDAPVGELAEYFEGVDTVVHLAYHRPDGDDPQSRYDGERRNVDLMQRVYQLSVDHGVRRVVAASTNQAAKWYEQPYFAGRRDRVSPEDYPRPDNFYGWAKAAYESLGFLYACGSIGRALEVIQVRIVVPREIDPENFVDQPAHRYVRDLAGYISERDLRQLFVRSIDTPDIADEHGVPFHIFYGVSDNARKFWSITNAREVIGYAPQDDSERRFAADIARLLHGGNR; encoded by the coding sequence ATGCCGACCGAACCCACTCGCACTCCCCCCGCCGACTCCGCCCCTGCCTCCGCAGACGACTACACCGACACGCTGACCGACGCGACCGCCGACGCGGCGACCGGTGGTGCCCGCCGCCGCGTGCTGGTGACCGGCGCCACCGGCTACATCGCGGGCCAGCTCGTCCCCGAACTCAGGGAGCGCTACGACGTACGGCTCGTCGACGTACGCCCCGGTCCCGACGTCGAGGTGGTCGACCTCCTCGACGCCCCGGTGGGCGAGCTGGCGGAGTACTTCGAGGGCGTCGACACCGTGGTGCATCTGGCGTACCACCGGCCCGACGGCGACGACCCGCAGAGCCGCTACGACGGCGAGCGCCGCAACGTCGACCTGATGCAGCGGGTCTACCAGCTCTCGGTCGACCACGGTGTACGCCGGGTGGTCGCGGCCAGCACGAACCAGGCCGCCAAGTGGTACGAGCAGCCCTACTTCGCCGGGCGGCGTGACCGGGTGAGTCCGGAGGACTACCCGCGGCCGGACAACTTCTACGGCTGGGCGAAGGCGGCGTACGAGTCGCTGGGCTTCCTCTACGCGTGCGGCAGCATCGGCCGGGCGCTGGAGGTGATCCAGGTACGGATCGTGGTGCCGCGCGAGATCGACCCGGAGAACTTCGTCGACCAGCCCGCGCACCGCTACGTCCGCGACCTCGCGGGCTACATCAGCGAACGCGACCTGCGCCAGCTGTTCGTACGGTCGATCGACACCCCGGACATCGCCGACGAGCACGGTGTGCCGTTCCACATCTTCTACGGGGTGTCGGACAACGCGCGGAAGTTCTGGAGCATCACCAACGCACGCGAGGTGATCGGGTACGCGCCGCAGGACGACTCCGAACGCCGGTTCGCCGCCGACATCGCCCGCCTGCTGCACGGTGGCAACCGGTAG
- a CDS encoding CPBP family intramembrane glutamic endopeptidase — protein MRHGVRGWLVPQRPDRPEVVTDPRERRALLIELLLVFSVTLGLSGLRSLLSLLDSLLKPEPLSKQSVALNVSQAAQQLIDFALQLTGVLQLLAWGGLGAYLLWRSGIGPRLVGLGLGRWPRDLGVGAVLAAVIGIPGLGLYFLAQALGLNLNVQPSTLGEHWWRTPVLILSAAGNAWAEEVLVVGYLLTRLRQFGWRENSGLVASAVLRGSYHLYQGFGGFVGNVIMGLIFGRFWQRTNRLWPLVVAHTLLDVVAFVGYALLRNHVSWLR, from the coding sequence GTGCGACACGGCGTACGCGGGTGGCTGGTGCCCCAACGTCCCGACCGGCCCGAGGTGGTCACCGACCCCCGCGAACGCCGCGCCCTGCTGATCGAGCTGCTGCTCGTCTTCAGCGTCACGCTGGGGCTTTCCGGCCTGCGCAGCCTGCTGTCCCTGCTCGACTCGCTGCTGAAGCCGGAGCCGCTGAGCAAACAGTCGGTGGCGCTCAACGTCTCCCAGGCAGCACAGCAGCTGATCGACTTCGCACTGCAGCTCACCGGCGTCCTGCAACTGCTGGCGTGGGGCGGGCTGGGGGCGTACCTGCTGTGGCGTTCGGGCATCGGGCCCCGGCTGGTCGGGCTCGGCCTGGGCCGCTGGCCGCGCGACCTCGGTGTCGGCGCCGTGCTGGCCGCGGTGATCGGCATACCGGGGCTCGGGTTGTACTTCCTCGCCCAGGCGCTCGGCCTGAACCTCAACGTGCAGCCGTCCACCCTGGGCGAGCACTGGTGGCGTACGCCGGTGCTGATCCTGTCCGCGGCCGGAAACGCCTGGGCCGAGGAGGTGCTGGTCGTCGGCTACCTGCTCACCCGGCTGCGGCAGTTCGGGTGGCGGGAGAACTCCGGGCTGGTCGCGTCGGCGGTGCTGCGCGGGTCGTACCACCTCTACCAGGGGTTCGGCGGCTTCGTCGGCAACGTGATCATGGGGCTGATCTTCGGGCGGTTCTGGCAGCGTACGAACCGGCTGTGGCCGCTGGTCGTCGCGCACACGCTGCTGGACGTGGTGGCGTTCGTGGGGTACGCGCTGCTGCGCAACCACGTGAGCTGGCTGCGCTGA
- the proS gene encoding proline--tRNA ligase — translation MSRAAVLTSQVSDFPRWYQDVVAKAQLADNGPVRGTMVIRPYGYAIWERMQAELDARIKDAGAQNAYFPLFIPESYLQREAEHVEGFSPELAVVTHAGGKELEEPVVVRPTSETIFGEYMAKWVQSYRDLPLLLNQWANVVRWELRPRVFLRTTEFLWQEGHTVHATQADAAAYARRILHETYAAMMVDVLAIPVVPGLKTPKERFAGAAQTLTCEAMMRDGKALQMGTSHEMGQNFARAFDIRFLDAEGERPYAWTTSWGASTRMVGGLIMTHGDDAGLRIPPRLAATQVVVTLVKAGEGVAELAAGLVGDLRAAGVRVALDDQVAVAYGRRAVDWELKGVPVRIEIGPRDVSAGTVTVVRRIQGTKTPTPVAGVVAAVGEALSADQAALLREAEEFRDSRTVDVETIDEATEASASGWARIPWSVLGEEGEAKLAESAVTVRCLVRPDGSVPEAEDEPDLIAIVGRSY, via the coding sequence ATGAGCAGAGCAGCGGTGCTCACCTCCCAAGTGAGCGATTTCCCCCGGTGGTACCAGGACGTCGTGGCCAAGGCGCAGCTGGCCGACAACGGCCCCGTCCGGGGCACCATGGTCATCCGTCCGTACGGCTATGCGATCTGGGAGCGGATGCAGGCCGAGCTGGACGCCCGGATCAAGGACGCGGGCGCCCAGAACGCCTACTTCCCGCTGTTCATCCCGGAGAGCTACCTCCAGCGCGAGGCCGAGCACGTCGAGGGGTTCAGCCCCGAGCTGGCCGTGGTCACCCACGCCGGCGGCAAGGAACTCGAGGAGCCGGTCGTCGTCCGGCCTACCAGCGAGACGATCTTCGGCGAGTACATGGCGAAGTGGGTGCAGAGCTACCGCGACCTGCCGCTGCTGCTCAACCAGTGGGCCAACGTCGTGCGATGGGAGCTGCGGCCCCGGGTCTTCCTGCGTACGACGGAGTTCCTCTGGCAGGAGGGCCACACCGTGCACGCGACGCAGGCGGACGCCGCCGCCTACGCGCGCCGAATCCTGCACGAGACCTACGCCGCGATGATGGTCGACGTACTCGCCATCCCCGTCGTACCCGGGCTGAAGACGCCGAAGGAACGCTTCGCCGGTGCCGCGCAGACGCTGACCTGTGAGGCGATGATGCGCGACGGCAAGGCGCTGCAGATGGGCACCAGCCACGAGATGGGGCAGAACTTCGCGCGGGCGTTCGACATCCGTTTCCTCGACGCGGAGGGGGAGCGGCCGTACGCCTGGACGACTTCCTGGGGCGCGTCCACGCGGATGGTGGGCGGGCTGATCATGACCCACGGCGACGATGCCGGTCTGCGGATCCCGCCCCGGCTGGCCGCCACCCAGGTCGTGGTGACCCTGGTCAAGGCCGGCGAGGGTGTCGCCGAGCTCGCGGCCGGGTTGGTGGGCGACCTGCGCGCTGCCGGCGTCCGGGTCGCTCTCGACGACCAGGTGGCGGTGGCGTACGGCCGTCGCGCGGTCGACTGGGAGCTGAAGGGCGTGCCCGTGCGGATCGAGATCGGCCCGCGCGACGTGTCGGCCGGAACGGTCACCGTGGTGAGGCGGATCCAGGGCACCAAGACGCCGACGCCGGTCGCGGGTGTCGTGGCGGCCGTCGGCGAGGCGCTGTCGGCCGACCAGGCGGCGCTGCTGCGGGAGGCCGAGGAGTTCCGTGACTCCCGTACCGTCGACGTGGAGACGATCGACGAGGCGACCGAGGCGTCCGCTTCGGGCTGGGCGCGGATCCCGTGGTCCGTGCTCGGTGAGGAGGGCGAGGCCAAGCTGGCAGAGAGCGCCGTGACCGTACGCTGCCTGGTCCGCCCCGACGGGAGCGTGCCGGAGGCCGAGGACGAGCCGGACCTGATCGCGATCGTCGGCCGGTCGTACTGA
- a CDS encoding NADP-dependent oxidoreductase, whose amino-acid sequence MRAVVYPEYSSDPAILEVRELPTPKVFPGSVLVEVRAAGVNPVDWKAMSGGLDALIDAVFPVIPGWDVAGVVVGLGMDTPEFQLGDEVIAYARKDVLRDGSFAEQMAIPVHMVARKPASLTWEQAAGLPLAGGTALRTLDALEVEAGQTLLVHAAAGGVGGFAVQIARARGARVIGTASERNHAYLRELGAEPVAYGEGLADRVRELAPDGVDAVADFVGGQLEVTLAVLKPGGRHASVADWDVEAYGGRIIWVRPDGAQTARLAGLADEGHLTVEVASTYGLNEVAEAFKVSQGGHARGKLIVVP is encoded by the coding sequence ATGCGTGCGGTGGTCTATCCCGAGTACAGCTCGGACCCGGCCATCCTGGAGGTGCGAGAGCTTCCCACCCCGAAGGTGTTTCCCGGCTCGGTTCTGGTCGAGGTGCGTGCCGCCGGCGTGAACCCGGTCGACTGGAAGGCGATGTCGGGCGGTCTCGACGCGTTGATCGACGCCGTGTTCCCGGTGATTCCCGGATGGGACGTCGCCGGGGTCGTGGTCGGTCTGGGCATGGACACGCCGGAGTTTCAGCTCGGCGACGAGGTGATCGCCTACGCCCGCAAGGACGTTCTGCGCGACGGATCCTTCGCCGAGCAGATGGCGATACCGGTGCACATGGTGGCTCGTAAGCCCGCCTCGCTCACCTGGGAACAGGCGGCGGGTCTACCGCTGGCGGGTGGCACCGCGCTACGAACGCTCGACGCGCTTGAGGTGGAGGCCGGCCAGACGCTGTTGGTGCACGCGGCCGCTGGTGGTGTCGGCGGCTTCGCAGTGCAGATCGCCCGGGCTCGCGGGGCGCGAGTGATCGGCACTGCCTCCGAACGCAACCACGCCTACCTGCGCGAACTCGGCGCGGAGCCGGTCGCTTACGGCGAGGGTCTGGCCGATCGGGTCCGGGAACTGGCTCCGGACGGAGTCGATGCGGTGGCCGACTTCGTCGGAGGTCAGCTCGAGGTGACGCTGGCGGTGCTGAAGCCGGGCGGGCGCCACGCTTCGGTCGCCGATTGGGACGTCGAGGCCTACGGTGGCCGGATTATCTGGGTGCGTCCGGATGGTGCCCAAACGGCGCGGCTGGCCGGGCTGGCGGACGAAGGGCACCTCACCGTCGAGGTCGCCTCGACCTACGGCCTGAACGAGGTAGCGGAAGCCTTCAAGGTCAGCCAGGGTGGGCACGCTCGGGGCAAGCTCATCGTGGTTCCGTAG
- a CDS encoding carbon-nitrogen hydrolase family protein: protein MHAALAVHSVVADQAANLAGIARLTKEAASKDAGLVVFSEAALTGFVGNDDPAHDRLLAQPLPGPVTAQLGDLAREAGVWIAVGLYEREQVSGEEHLYDSAILVGPDGRIQLHYRRISPQWHGPSADRQVYRQGTDLPMASTDFGTCAFLVCGDLFDDGILQRLGHLQPDWLLFPFARSYDSEVADAEQWDREERLVYAGQAARAGVGALMVNHLAEPDLGGCFGGALAVAPDGTILGELPPGDEGILLVDLSS, encoded by the coding sequence ATGCACGCTGCGCTCGCTGTCCATAGCGTCGTCGCCGACCAGGCGGCCAATCTGGCCGGCATCGCACGGCTGACGAAGGAAGCCGCGAGCAAGGATGCGGGTCTGGTCGTCTTCTCCGAGGCGGCACTGACCGGCTTCGTCGGCAACGACGATCCCGCGCACGATCGCCTCCTCGCCCAGCCCCTACCGGGTCCGGTCACAGCCCAACTGGGCGACCTGGCACGCGAGGCGGGAGTATGGATCGCCGTCGGGCTGTACGAGCGAGAACAGGTGTCCGGCGAGGAGCACCTATACGACAGCGCGATCCTCGTCGGCCCGGACGGCAGGATCCAGCTCCACTACCGGCGGATCAGCCCGCAGTGGCACGGGCCGAGCGCGGACCGACAGGTCTACCGTCAGGGCACCGACCTTCCGATGGCGTCCACCGACTTCGGAACCTGCGCCTTCCTTGTCTGCGGCGACCTCTTCGACGACGGGATTCTCCAGCGGCTGGGCCACCTTCAGCCGGACTGGCTGCTGTTCCCGTTCGCGCGCAGCTACGACTCCGAGGTGGCCGACGCGGAGCAGTGGGACCGGGAGGAACGTCTCGTCTACGCGGGTCAGGCCGCACGTGCCGGTGTCGGTGCCCTGATGGTGAACCACCTGGCAGAACCCGACCTCGGCGGCTGTTTCGGCGGCGCCCTGGCGGTAGCTCCTGACGGGACGATCCTCGGCGAACTTCCGCCGGGCGACGAGGGCATCCTCCTGGTCGACCTGTCCTCCTGA
- a CDS encoding MFS transporter, whose amino-acid sequence MGNAEGDHRGNGSSVTRIIWRTPFLRAACISLFVAGIAASSTMPQMTLYLVTELHIPIQAAGLYYLVNLTAPVAGFVVGTLSERLTNRLSLYRACAVVAALGWAAMALADRPWMPFLIGAFVLSFGGGAMGQLFAATRDELSRHPTPADNRIVSAVRMSFTAGWIVGPVLGSWFGATFGLRSLLLANAACLVAQLVPLGTRRIERFKVEPVRPEVSAGPTDGPHGDRTDGPTTYGTKNTLTPLLVFLGCCVLVMNGDTMKFAFLPLYMANQLHVGDALRGTVIAVQPFLELLLMPVFARMADRFTPIRVLTMAALLGVGAHVAYATSTHVVGLFVGQALMSGVWAAVAGLGITVAQQLCPDRIGLASSMFSSCIPLAGAVGGSVGAFGVGWLGIPHLFVIPAVLTVLGFAGFLLTSRRFKPDDSAFAVGAEAAKA is encoded by the coding sequence TTGGGAAACGCTGAGGGTGACCATCGCGGGAACGGCTCGTCGGTCACACGGATCATCTGGCGTACGCCGTTCCTGAGGGCCGCGTGCATCAGCCTGTTCGTCGCGGGGATCGCCGCGTCGTCGACCATGCCGCAGATGACGTTGTACCTGGTGACCGAGCTGCACATCCCGATCCAGGCCGCCGGACTGTACTACCTGGTCAACCTCACCGCGCCCGTTGCCGGGTTCGTGGTCGGCACGCTGTCCGAACGGCTGACGAACCGGCTGTCTCTGTACCGCGCGTGCGCTGTGGTCGCCGCGCTCGGCTGGGCGGCGATGGCGCTGGCCGACCGGCCGTGGATGCCGTTCCTCATCGGCGCCTTCGTGCTGAGCTTCGGCGGGGGAGCCATGGGGCAGCTCTTCGCCGCCACCCGCGACGAGCTGAGCCGGCATCCCACGCCTGCCGACAACCGGATCGTCTCCGCCGTCCGGATGAGCTTCACCGCCGGCTGGATCGTCGGCCCCGTCCTCGGCAGCTGGTTCGGCGCCACCTTCGGCCTGCGGTCACTGCTCCTGGCCAATGCTGCCTGCCTGGTCGCACAGCTCGTCCCGCTCGGCACCCGCCGCATCGAACGCTTCAAGGTCGAGCCCGTCCGGCCGGAGGTGAGCGCCGGCCCGACGGACGGCCCGCACGGGGACCGCACCGACGGACCCACGACGTACGGAACGAAGAACACGCTCACGCCTCTGCTGGTGTTCCTCGGATGCTGCGTGCTGGTGATGAACGGCGACACCATGAAGTTCGCGTTCCTGCCGTTGTACATGGCCAATCAGCTGCACGTCGGTGACGCCCTGCGGGGGACCGTGATCGCCGTACAGCCGTTCCTCGAGCTCCTGCTGATGCCGGTCTTCGCCCGGATGGCCGACAGGTTCACCCCGATCCGGGTACTCACGATGGCGGCGCTGCTCGGGGTCGGTGCCCATGTGGCCTACGCCACCAGCACGCACGTAGTCGGGTTGTTCGTCGGCCAGGCGCTGATGTCCGGGGTCTGGGCGGCCGTCGCGGGCCTGGGGATCACCGTGGCCCAGCAGCTGTGCCCGGATAGGATCGGGCTTGCCTCGTCCATGTTCAGCAGCTGCATTCCGCTCGCGGGTGCCGTCGGCGGATCCGTCGGAGCCTTCGGTGTCGGCTGGCTCGGGATACCTCACCTGTTCGTCATCCCCGCCGTCCTGACCGTCCTGGGATTCGCGGGCTTCCTCCTTACCAGCCGACGCTTCAAGCCGGACGACTCCGCCTTCGCCGTCGGAGCCGAAGCGGCCAAGGCCTGA
- a CDS encoding fructosamine kinase family protein: MADDRDAVQRVLDAVRRRAGLNVVDQVSLAGGMVADVRRLTLADGRTVVCKAAYGEQARLDIEATMVRHLHDAHPTVVPEVIYADPELLVQTFLPGAHLTAAAATSLGEELAIVHGRHAEAFGFDGPTLNGWFVLPNGWSSTWVPFFRDQRLRHCADAAVTNGTLNAGFRARVETLCARLDDLLSEPAAPTLLHGDLWHANILADGHRVTGLLDPSVVYGHPELDLSNLVGQPYADAVFEAYQRFHPIDKDFVKVRAPIYQVYTAIMHVLYFGHRYERWLDDTLTRSGV, encoded by the coding sequence GTGGCCGATGACCGCGATGCGGTGCAACGCGTCCTTGACGCTGTACGCCGTCGTGCCGGACTGAACGTCGTCGACCAGGTGTCGTTGGCCGGAGGCATGGTGGCGGACGTGCGACGGCTGACTCTGGCCGACGGGCGCACCGTCGTCTGCAAGGCGGCGTACGGCGAGCAAGCGCGCCTTGACATCGAGGCGACGATGGTGCGCCATCTCCACGACGCCCACCCCACGGTCGTACCGGAGGTGATCTACGCCGACCCCGAACTCCTCGTCCAGACCTTCCTGCCCGGGGCGCACCTGACCGCGGCAGCGGCAACCTCGCTCGGTGAGGAGCTCGCGATCGTGCACGGGCGGCACGCCGAGGCGTTCGGCTTCGACGGCCCGACGCTGAACGGCTGGTTCGTTCTGCCCAACGGATGGTCCAGCACCTGGGTGCCGTTCTTCAGGGACCAAAGGCTGCGTCACTGCGCCGACGCCGCGGTGACGAACGGGACTCTGAACGCCGGCTTTCGCGCCCGTGTCGAGACGCTCTGCGCGCGACTGGACGACCTTCTCAGCGAGCCCGCGGCTCCGACGCTGCTGCACGGCGACCTGTGGCACGCGAACATCCTCGCCGACGGCCACAGGGTGACGGGGCTCCTCGACCCCTCCGTCGTGTACGGCCACCCGGAACTCGACCTGTCCAACCTCGTGGGCCAGCCGTACGCCGACGCGGTGTTCGAGGCGTACCAGCGCTTCCACCCGATCGACAAGGACTTCGTCAAGGTCCGCGCGCCGATCTACCAGGTGTACACGGCGATCATGCACGTGCTCTACTTCGGTCACCGCTACGAGCGTTGGCTCGACGACACCCTCACCAGGAGCGGCGTATGA
- a CDS encoding class I SAM-dependent methyltransferase produces MTSETNVRIIDRRAPEDHGRAFLPGAGKTWLLPFYDLFSRVADVRRLHERVAQLAEIAPGQTVVDVGCGTGNLSFAVLAAQPAARVTGLDPDDDALRRAARKARRRDVSLTLVQGYADRIPAEDATLDHVVSSLALHHVDDDGRTGFANDALRALRPGGKVTIVDFGGPASGTDGANSTDSAHQTHHAAHGHGHSPAHLLRHLPGLSRVVRILRSRVATSPVVSRNFENGLVTLLAGAGFADAREIEHLDHRFGRVTFVQATRP; encoded by the coding sequence ATGACATCCGAGACCAACGTACGCATCATCGACCGGCGCGCGCCGGAGGACCACGGTCGCGCATTCCTGCCGGGAGCGGGAAAGACCTGGCTCCTCCCCTTCTACGACCTCTTCAGCCGGGTGGCCGACGTCCGGCGGCTGCACGAACGCGTGGCCCAACTGGCCGAGATCGCTCCCGGCCAGACCGTGGTCGACGTCGGCTGCGGCACCGGCAACCTGTCGTTCGCCGTCCTCGCGGCACAGCCTGCCGCCCGTGTCACCGGTCTGGACCCGGACGACGACGCCCTTCGCCGGGCCGCGCGCAAGGCGAGGCGCCGCGACGTGTCCCTGACCCTCGTCCAGGGATACGCGGACCGCATTCCGGCGGAGGACGCCACGCTCGACCATGTGGTCTCGTCGTTGGCGCTTCACCACGTCGACGACGACGGGCGGACGGGCTTCGCGAACGACGCTCTGCGCGCTCTCCGGCCGGGAGGCAAGGTCACCATCGTCGACTTCGGCGGTCCGGCGTCCGGTACCGACGGCGCCAACAGCACCGACAGCGCCCACCAGACCCACCACGCCGCGCACGGCCACGGCCACAGCCCTGCCCACCTGCTTCGGCACCTCCCAGGCCTGTCCCGCGTGGTCCGGATACTCCGCTCGAGGGTGGCGACGAGCCCCGTGGTGTCCCGCAACTTCGAGAACGGCCTCGTCACCCTCCTCGCCGGCGCCGGTTTCGCCGACGCCCGCGAGATCGAGCACCTCGACCACAGGTTCGGGCGGGTCACCTTCGTGCAGGCGACCCGCCCGTAG